TTAATTTAGGTCTAGATCCAGATACAGCACGTAAATATCATGATGAGACTATGCCTAAACAAGCTGCAAAAACCTCGCATTTTTGTTCTATGTGCGGTCCTAAATTTTGTTCTATGAAGATCACTCAAGAGATTAAAACTATGAATGTAGATGAGATTGCTAAGATTAATTCTATCCAAATAGAAATGGATAAAAAATCTGCAGAGTTTCTAAAAAATAACAGTGAAATTTACATGAAAAAAAATAGTTAAATTTTTATTAACTTAATTTAAAAATGATCGACTATTTTCTTAAATCTTTTTTAAACAGTGTAGAGTTGAAGGATTAAGATTTTTGTTTATTGAAGCAATATTATTTTTATATTGTTTGTAGGTGTTATATTTTTTTACATTGTAGATTATATAAATTTATTGATTAATTGTAATGTATTTTTTACTGCACCTTGTTTACTGTACAAGTATTGTTGGGCGTTATATCCTAATACTTTGCATTGTTTTTCATCATTTAATAGCATTATTATTATTTTAAATAAGTCGCTTACATTTTGAATTAGAATAGCAGCATTTTGCTCTAGTAAATCTAATGATATTTCAGTAAAATTAAATATGTTAGAGCCAAATATAATAGGTTTAGCAAAAGCAGCAGGTTCAAGCATATTATGTCCACCAGTATTACTTAAACTACCTCCCATAAAAACAATATTAGCAATATCAAAGTAGGACATCATTTCACCCATAGAATCGCCTAAAAGAATTTGAACATCTTGGGAAGGTCGGTTTTCTGAACGACGAGCAATATTCAGATTAGCATTTTTAGCTAGTTTATAGACTATATTAAAACGTTCTGGATGTCTTGGAATGATAACAAGTAAGGCATTAATAGCACATTTATTTTTTGAGTATTCGTTAATAATTTGTATTTCTTCATTTTTATGAGTGCTAGCAAAAATAACAGTTTTACGTTTACCAATTATTTTTTGTAATGTATTGCTTATTATTTTGTCAGGTGTTGTGTTTTGATCAAATTTAATATTATTAGTTATTACGACATAATTATTTTTAGCACCTAATTCAATAAAATTGTTAGCAGAATTTTGATTTTGAGCAACGATTAAGCTGATCTTATTTAAGGATTGTTTGACTAAGTTAGAGGTAAATTTTTGGTATTTTTCTTTTGATTGTTGTGATAATCTGGCATTGATAAGTAGTATTGGGATATTTTTTTTGTTGAGTTCGTGGATTAGATTAGGCCAAATTTCTGTTTCTAATAGTAGACATATTTTTGGATTAATTTGCTTAATATAATGCCTAATAATCAATGGTAAATCATAAGGAAAATAAAGATTAACTACCTTATCTTTATAATAACTTATCACTGCGTCAGAACCTGTAGGTGTAGTTGTGGTGACTAATAATTTATGATTAGGGTGTTGTTTAATAAGCTTATCAATAATAATAATAGCTGCTTTAAATTCACCTACAGAAACACAATGTACCCAAATAATAGGTTCTTGTATTCTAGTAATTAAGCCAAGTCGTTCATTAATTCTTTGTCTAAATTTAGGTGTTTTTATGCCTTTAATTATTAACCTTAGGATTATAAATGGTAATAAAATATATCCTATTATATTGTAGAGACTTTGGTCCATTTTGGAAGTGGTATAATATAGTTCATTATATTTTAGCGGTTTTGAAGTCCTTTATGAAATTTGTTGATTCTGCCAGTATTCGTATTGAGGCTGGTAAAGGTGGGGCAGGGTGTTTGGGCTTTCGTAGAGAAAGGTATATCTCTGATGGCGGTCCTGACGGTGGTGATGGTGGTGACGGTGGTCATGTGTATTTTCAAGGGCAAGATGGATTGAATACACTTAGTGAGTTTTGTTTTAAACGTTTGTTTAGGGCAAAAAATGGACAACCTGGATCAGGCCAAAATAAACGCGGAAAATCAGCACAACATTTGACGGTCGGAATTCCATTGGGTACTAAGGTTTATGATCTTGCAACTGATGAGTTAATTGGAGAGATGACTAAACATGAACAAACTATACTAGTAGCTAAAGGTGGTTTTCATGGGTTAGGTAATACACGATTTAAATCTAGCATTAATCGCGCTCCTAGAGAAACTACACCAGGTTTTCCAGGTGAAGTTCGTGAGATTGGTCTAGAGTTAAGCGTTATGGCTGATATTGGTCTTTTGGGTATACCTAACGCCGGTAAATCAAGTCTAATTAGACAAATTTCAAGTGCAAGACCTAAAGTTGCTGACTATCCATTTACTACGTTACACCCATCGTTAAGTGTGGTATCTTGCTATGATAAGCATATTGTCATAGCAGATATTCCAGGGCTAATTGAGAATGCTAGTAAAGGCGCTGGCTTGGGTTTTAAATTTTTAAAG
This sequence is a window from Candidatus Vesicomyosocius sp. SY067_SCS001. Protein-coding genes within it:
- a CDS encoding 3-deoxy-D-manno-octulosonic acid transferase; translation: MDQSLYNIIGYILLPFIILRLIIKGIKTPKFRQRINERLGLITRIQEPIIWVHCVSVGEFKAAIIIIDKLIKQHPNHKLLVTTTTPTGSDAVISYYKDKVVNLYFPYDLPLIIRHYIKQINPKICLLLETEIWPNLIHELNKKNIPILLINARLSQQSKEKYQKFTSNLVKQSLNKISLIVAQNQNSANNFIELGAKNNYVVITNNIKFDQNTTPDKIISNTLQKIIGKRKTVIFASTHKNEEIQIINEYSKNKCAINALLVIIPRHPERFNIVYKLAKNANLNIARRSENRPSQDVQILLGDSMGEMMSYFDIANIVFMGGSLSNTGGHNMLEPAAFAKPIIFGSNIFNFTEISLDLLEQNAAILIQNVSDLFKIIIMLLNDEKQCKVLGYNAQQYLYSKQGAVKNTLQLINKFI
- the cgtA gene encoding Obg family GTPase CgtA; amino-acid sequence: MKFVDSASIRIEAGKGGAGCLGFRRERYISDGGPDGGDGGDGGHVYFQGQDGLNTLSEFCFKRLFRAKNGQPGSGQNKRGKSAQHLTVGIPLGTKVYDLATDELIGEMTKHEQTILVAKGGFHGLGNTRFKSSINRAPRETTPGFPGEVREIGLELSVMADIGLLGIPNAGKSSLIRQISSARPKVADYPFTTLHPSLSVVSCYDKHIVIADIPGLIENASKGAGLGFKFLKHLSRVKVLLHVVDILPVDGSDPVKNFLIIEKELKRYDQELSNKEKLLVINKIDLLPEKDRNTIVQSLLKDIYYKGKFYSISALNGFGCKDLVAGLFKLVIIK